A DNA window from Zingiber officinale cultivar Zhangliang chromosome 3A, Zo_v1.1, whole genome shotgun sequence contains the following coding sequences:
- the LOC122054127 gene encoding putative invertase inhibitor produces the protein MEGAPAKPALLALLLAVSLSVSSAVTVLEDTCSSVAASRPRIGYDFCVASLQAGDPDCRAADRRGLAVVAARLSLSRAAGASAEIARMAAGERDPPRRECLGACAEVYGQASDHLNRAVRELRAGRYREAVTFLSAAVDASENCEDAFREVVSGGVSGSPLVEQDKEYFMVTAMALAITVTL, from the coding sequence ATGGAAGGCGCTCCGGCGAAACCAGCCTTGCTTGCCCTCCTTCTCGCGGTCTCCCTTTCCGTGTCTTCCGCCGTGACCGTTCTGGAGGACACCTGCAGCAGCGTCGCGGCATCGCGCCCCCGCATCGGCTACGATTTCTGCGTGGCCTCGCTGCAGGCCGGTGACCCTGACTGCCGCGCCGCCGACCGCCGGGGCCTCGCGGTGGTCGCGGCTCGTCTGTCTCTCTCCCGCGCCGCGGGTGCCTCCGCAGAGATCGCGCGCATGGCCGCTGGGGAACGCGATCCCCCGCGGCGGGAGTGCCTGGGAGCCTGCGCGGAGGTGTACGGACAGGCCTCCGACCACTTGAACCGCGCCGTGCGCGAACTCCGTGCGGGGAGGTACCGCGAGGCCGTAACGTTTCTGAGCGCAGCCGTGGACGCGTCGGAGAATTGCGAGGACGCATTCCGGGAGGTCGTCAGCGGAGGCGTCTCGGGCTCGCCGTTGGTGGAGCAGGATAAGGAATATTTCATGGTGACTGCCATGGCACTCGCCATCACAGTGACGCTGTGA
- the LOC122052809 gene encoding uncharacterized protein LOC122052809, whose protein sequence is MASMAFFSARSIVTNLSCRKRQAPSPNKRIRCVGWDPEGILGPPQRGHIARLEFRKQLEKDAVTREAFNRQLREEREQRRRRRESRVVPETIEELIEYFLDTEAREIEVEIARLRSRLNKEFFDHLQTELGQLRFAINRTKEIEDRTIELEAMQKVLLEGTEAYDKMQMDFVSARERLMKILQAKDRKSAILELVEKNELNRSVLALLDENIASAQASNQKEAADFMESVRATVVKYITV, encoded by the exons ATGGCGTCCATGGCGTTCTTCTCCGCCCGCTCGATCGTCACCAATCTCTCATGTCGGAAGAGACAGGCGCCGTCGCCGAATAAGAGAATTCGATGCGTCGGTTGG GATCCAGAGGGCATCCTCGGGCCGCCCCAGCGAGGTCACATCGCTCGACTCGAATTTAGGAAGCAACTGGAGAAGGACGCGGTTACTCGGGAGGCCTTCAACCGCCAGCTGCGAGAGGAGCGGGAGCAGCGCCGCCGGCGCCGCGAG TCTCGCGTAGTCCCGGAGACGATTGAGGAACTGATTGAGTATTTCCTTGACACTGAAGCACGGGAGATTGAAGTGGAGATTGCGAGGTTGAGGTCGCG ATTAAACAAAGAGTTCTTTGATCACCTACAAACTGAACTTGGGCAACTTCGATTTGCAATCAATAGAACCAAG GAAATAGAAGACAGGACAATTGAGTTGGAAGCCATGCAGAAGGTCTTGCTAGAGGGCACAG AAGCATATGATAAGATGCAAATGGATTTTGTATCAGCAAGGGAAAGGCTTATGAAAATACTACAGGCCAAAGACAGGAAATCAGCT ATACTGGAGTTGGTTGAGAAAAATGAGCTGAACAGGTCTGTCTTGGCTTTACTAGATGAGAATATAGCAAGTGCCCAAGCTAGTAATCAG AAAGAAGCTGCAGATTTTATGGAGAGCGTCCGTGCCACTGTTGTGAAGTATATAACAGTATGA
- the LOC122050774 gene encoding protein NRT1/ PTR FAMILY 7.2-like produces the protein MSGHQGLVALSLTTSFLLLKPHGCGTMDFFCHQPSTFESAMFYLSIYLIALGSGAYEPSLATFGSDQLDDHGDDDEENPNISSKQQSFYSYFYVATNLGSLVAETIIAYIENTGQWTLGFYISAACAVLAIALFFLGRTRYRFVQLSGPNPLSSFCQVVVASCNKAKIALPVENGLLYDGPEERQKPKSTAALPAKDFRFLDHAAIVTEEDALAPNPWRLCTVAQVEDVKCVLRVVPIWLCTLTFAGVFVQMVSLFVEQGAAMDTALPGGFHIPPASLTAFDILVVSFFIVSYDKLSWMLDKLNTPVFPPNFDLWKMGAGLVVAMAGMVVAGILERERRDRGEGHQQSSLFILWQVPQYVLIGTGEALVYVGQYDFFSSQVPEALKSVGIGLSMASVAVGSYVCSLVLTVVMAVTTRGGRVGWVPPDLNQGRLDAFFFLMAGLTAVELVIYTWVAKRYKYKVASD, from the exons ATGTCCGGCCACCAGGGATTGGTGGCGCTCTCACTCAcgacctccttcctcctcctgAAGCCCCACGGCTGCGGCACTATGGATTTCTTCTGCCACCAACCCTCCACCTTCGAATCCGCCATGTTCTACCTTTCCATCTACCTCATCGCCCTCGGCAGCGGCGCCTACGAGCCCTCCCTCGCCACCTTCGGCTCCGACCAATTAGACGACCACGGCGACGACGACGAAGAAAACCCAAACATCTCTTCCAAGCAGCAGTCCTTCTACAGCTACTTCTACGTCGCCACCAACCTCGGCTCCCTCGTTGCCGAGACCATTATCGCTTACATCGAAAACACGGGGCAATGGACTTTGGGATTTTACATATCCGCGGCCTGCGCGGTGCTGGCGATTGCTCTGTTCTTCCTAGGGAGGACCAGGTACCGGTTCGTCCAGCTGAGTGGGCCCAATCCACTCTCCAGTTTCTGTCAGGTGGTGGTCGCGTCTTGCAACAAGGCCAAGATCGCGCTTCCTGTGGAGAATGGATTGCTTTACGACGGTCCTGAAGAAAGGCAGAAGCCAAAAAGTACGGCGGCTCTCCCTGCTAAGGATTTTAG ATTCCTTGACCACGCAGCGATCGTGACGGAAGAGGACGCATTGGCTCCCAATCCATGGCGGCTTTGCACGGTGGCGCAAGTGGAGGACGTCAAGTGCGTGCTCCGCGTCGTCCCCATCTGGCTCTGCACACTCACCTTCGCTGGCGTCTTCGTCCAGATGGTGTCCCTTTTCGTGGAGCAGGGCGCGGCGATGGACACCGCTCTCCCCGGCGGCTTCCACATCCCCCCGGCCAGTCTCACCGCCTTCGACATCCTCGTCGTCTCTTTCTTCATCGTCTCCTACGACAAGCTTTCTTGGATGCTCGACAAGCTCAACACGCCCGTCTTCCCCCCGAACTTCGACCTGTGGAAGATGGGTGCCGGGCTGGTCGTGGCGATGGCCGGCATGGTCGTCGCCGGCATCCTAGAGCGGGAGCGGCGCGATCGGGGGGAGGGTCACCAGCAGAGCTCGCTGTTCATTCTGTGGCAGGTGCCGCAGTACGTGTTGATCGGCACAGGGGAGGCGTTGGTGTACGTGGGGCAGTATGATTTCTTTAGCTCGCAGGTGCCCGAAGCTCTGAAGAGCGTGGGGATCGGGCTGTCGATGGCGTCGGTGGCAGTGGGAAGCTACGTGTGCAGTCTAGTGCTGACGGTGGTGATGGCAGTGACGACGAGAGGGGGGAGGGTGGGATGGGTGCCGCCTGATCTAAACCAGGGGCGGTTGgatgccttcttcttcctcatggcGGGGCTAACGGCGGTGGAGCTGGTGATCTATACTTGGGTTGCAAAGAGATACAAATACAAAGTAGCTTCGGATTGA
- the LOC122052812 gene encoding 60S ribosomal protein L14-1-like, with protein MPFKRYVEIGRVALVNYGKEYGRLVVIVDVIDQNRALVDAPDMVRGQINFKRLSLTDIKIDIPRVPKKKTLIQAMEVADVKNKWENSSWGRKLIVQKRRAALNDFDRFKVMVAKIKRGRAIRQKLGRLKRENAV; from the exons ATG CCGTTCAAGCGATATGTGGAGATCGGAAGGGTTGCTCTTGTGAACTACGGGAAGGAGTATGGAAGGCTCGTCGTCATCGTCGACGTTATCGATCAGAACAGG GCTTTGGTGGATGCTCCTGATATGGTGCGTGGCCAAATTAACTTTAAGAGGCTTTCTCTTACTGATATAAAAATTGACATTCCCCGAGTTCCTAAGAAGAAGACCCTCATTCAAGCCATGGAAGTTGCTG ATGTGAAGAATAAATGGGAGAACAGCTCGTGGGGCAGGAAGCTTATCGTGCAGAAGAGGAGAGCCGCACTAAATGACTTTGACAGGTTCAAGGTCATGGTGGCCAAGATTAAG AGAGGACGTGCCATCAGGCAAAAACTGGGCAGGCTCAAAAGGGAAAATGCAGTCTGA
- the LOC122052810 gene encoding CRIB domain-containing protein RIC7-like, whose product MKKGILKPIRYISQIFDQKEPELQIGFPTDVKHVAHIGCDGPNVEDPGWMKDYHSAPINSTPGSPEKESSTSDAWGSQGADFLSRGTEESPAGDDSTRPRHSRRPKSDETPAISGSEVADGGTKKSRRGRKKDVAASQDAPAIPKHSHRRRPKDSGGSAVTSSKCKETPSSNPGGAAELEKTAMEPS is encoded by the exons ATGAAGAAGGGAATCCTAAAGCCCATACGCTACATTTCTCAAATATTTG ATCAGAAAGAGCCAGAATTACAGATTGGGTTTCCAACTGACGTCAAGCATGTGGCCCACATCGGATGCGATGGGCCCAACGTCGAGGACCCAGGATGG ATGAAGGATTACCATTCAGCTCCAATCAATTCCACGCCTGGCAGTCCAGAAAAGGAAAGTTCTACGTCAGACGCTTGGGGTTCTCAAG GCGCCGACTTCTTGAGCCGAGGGACCGAAGAATCCCCCGCCGGCGACGATTCCACTAGGCCGCGGCATTCGAGACGGCCGAAATCCGACGAAACACCGGCCATCTCTGGTTCTGAAGTGGCAGATGGAGGGACGAAGAAGAGCAGGCGGGGACGGAAGAAGGATGTGGCGGCCTCGCAGGATGCGCCGGCGATCCCCAAGCATTCGCATAGAAGGCGGCCCAAGGACAGCGGAGGATCGGCCGTGACGTCGTCCAAGTGCAAGGAAACACCGTCATCAAATCCGGGCGGCGCGGCGGAGCTGGAGAAAACTGCGATGGAGCCGTCTTGA